A genomic stretch from Patagioenas fasciata isolate bPatFas1 chromosome 8, bPatFas1.hap1, whole genome shotgun sequence includes:
- the SIRT1 gene encoding NAD-dependent protein deacetylase sirtuin-1 isoform X2 — MLGTDPRTILKDLLPETIPPPELDDMTLWQIVINILSEPPKRKKRKDVNTIDDAVKLLQECKKIMVLTGAGVSVSCGIPDFRSRDGIYARLAVDFPDLPDPQAMFDIEYFRKDPRPFFKFAKEIYPGQFQPSLCHKFIALMDKEGKLLRNYTQNIDTLEQVAGIQRIIQCHGSFATASCLICKYKVDCEVVRGDIFNQVVPRCPRCPPDEPLAIMKPDIVFFGENLPEQFHRAMKYDKNEVDLLIVIGSSLKVRPVALIPSSIPHEVPQILINREPLPHLHFDVELLGDCDVIINELCQRLGSEYTKLCYNSVKLSEITEKPPRTHKELEMHSAELPPTPLNISEDSSSPEGTTPPDTLVVSAEPPAECKAENCDPASETKGTCTEEKLQDTQTSPENPDNPTSELMNSETMKENGSNSGENKEKNELLKKCWVNRPAKEQISKRLDGTQYLFLPPNRYIFHGAEVYSDSEDDIISSSSCGSSSESGSCRSQSLDVEDESEIEEFYNGIEEEDAPEREEEPGFGEDGVEQEELAADESADTNEAAGTDHPSDTL; from the exons ATGTTAGGTACAGACCCACGGACAATTCTGAAAGACCTGCTGCCAGAAACCATCCCTCCACCGGAACTGGATGATATGACGCTGTGGCAAATTGTTATAAACATCCTTTCAGAAccaccaaaaaggaaaaaacGGAAAGATGTTAATACTATTGATGATGCAGTGAAACTTTTACAAGAATGCAAAAAAATAATGGTCTTGACTGGAGCTGGG gTGTCTGTGTCTTGCGGAATACCTGACTTTAGATCCAGAGACGGCATCTATGCACGCCTTGCTGTAGACTTCCCAGACCTGCCAGATCCTCAAGCAATGTTTGATATAGAATACTTCAGAAAGGACCCCAGGCCATTTTTTAAGTTTGCAAAG GAAATTTATCCAGGACAGTTCCAGCCATCTCTCTGTCACAAGTTCATAGCTTTGATGGACAAAGAAGGAAAACTACTTCGCAACTATACTCAGAACATAGacacattggaacaggttgcagGAATCCAAAGGATAATACAGTGTCATG GTTCCTTTGCAACAGCTTCCTGCCTGATCTGTAAATACAAAGTTGATTGTGAAGTTGTTCGAGGAGACATTTTTAATCAG GTTGTCCCTAGATGTCCCAGATGTCCACCTGATGAGCCCCTCGCTATCATGAAGCCGGACATCGTGTTCTTTGGAGAGAACTTGCCTGAGCAGTTCCATCGCGCCATGAAGTACGACAAAAATGAAGTTGATCTCCTTATTGTCATTGGGTCTTCACTGAAAGTAAGACCAGTAGCATTGATTCCAA GTTCCATCCCCCATGAAGTGCCTCAGATCTTAATTAATAGGGAACCTTTGCCTCATCTACACTTTGACGTGGAGCTTCTTGGAGACTGTGATGTTATTATTAACGAATTATGTCAACGGCTAGGTAGCGAATATACAAAACTTTGCTACAACTCAGTAAAACTTTCCGAAATAACAGAAAAGCCTCCCCGAACGCACAAGGAGCTGGAAATGCACTCGGCCGAGCTCCCGCCCACCCCTCTCAATATTTCAGAAGACTCTAGTTCACCAGAAGGAACGACCCCACCAGACACTTTGGTGGTGTCTGCAGAACCACCAGCGGAATGTAAGGCAGAAAACTGCGATCCTGCCTCGGAAACTAAAGGGACCTGCACAGAGGAAAAGCTTCAGGACACACAGACATCGCCAGAAAACCCTGACAATCCCACTAGTGAATTAATGAACTCTGAAACGATGAAGGAAAATGGATCTAACAgtggagaaaataaagaaaaaaatgaactattGAAGAAGTGCTGGGTAAACAGACCTGCAAAAGAACAGATTAGCAAAAGGCTGGATG GTACTCAGTATCTATTTTTACCACCAAACCGCTATATTTTCCATGGTGCTGAGGTCTACTCAGACTCTGAAGACGACATCATATCTTCTAGCTCTTGCGGAAGCAGCAGCGAAAGTGGTTCGTGTCGTAGTCAGAGCTtagatgtggaggatgagagtgAGATCGAGGAGTTTTACAATGGCATAGAGGAGGAGGATGCTCCCGAAAGGGAAGAGGAACCTGGATTTGGGGAAGATGGTGTTGAACAAGAGGAATTGGCAGCTGATGAATCAGCTGATACAAACGAAGCTGCAGGGACTGATCATCCAAGCGACACGTTGTAA